TGTAGGGAGCCGGCTTGATCGTCGTGTTCCTAAAACCGAAAGTTGTCTTCCACAAGCTGTTATTCGCAAGCTCGTACAAGTCAATCTTTGCGATCGGAACCAACATCATCGCCCAAGGCCAACTGTGTTTGTCGAGATCCAACAAGGCCCCTTCCAAGTGAGCTTTACGGGCTACCTCTCGGATCGGTGGTACGGCATCACTAAAACGAGTTTTGTGATTCAAAATAAAGATAGCGCCCAGCAGATGCGGGCGATCGTTGATCCGAAATATCTCGTACTCTGTATTTCGAGGATAAATGACATGCGTCGCATCAATCGGGATTGGAGCATGACCATAATCAACACGATTACCCCATGGAGATGGACCTTGACTCCGTAAAGTCGAGGGCAAAAGATCAGGAGCCTGCCCGGCTTGAATGGTCCAATAAGTGACCGGAAAAGCCACATTCAAATCCTCAGCCAACATCACATTTGGCAATTCGCGGACGCGACGGTGAACATGGGTTTCCCCCGAGTACCAGCCTCGTTCCCCCATATTAATCCAGCGTTGCAAAGCAAACGTGTGCTTCCAGGAGGCCTCAGGATCCGTGACCGTCACGCGATGAACGGAGGGCAAGTATTCCTTTCCACGCTCGACGCGAATTTCATAGGAGCCCGGATTGAGTTCAACGCGAAAGGGGTCAGCTGAAATCGTCGTGTGAATTTCAACCGACTCCGGATGCGGCACCCATTGCTCAGAATAGGGAACCGCAGTCAACCGTTTTTCCTGCGAGATCGATTTCACGAACAACCACTGATCTTTTGCAAGCTCTCGAACATAGACGCGGGCAGGCAACGAGGCCCCGCTGCTTGCATCGGTAACCCTTCCAACGAATTCAGCTGCTCTCACCCAATCAACTCCAGCCAAACCCAGCCAAAGCAAGATCAAACAGTACCGCATCATCAAATGGAGTTGGAACATCGTACGCGCCACCCAAACTCGACCGATCTCATTACCGCATGGTCAATCAGGATTCACTAGATACCACTCAGCAACCAGCAGCCTCCAAGGATGCCAATCAT
The window above is part of the Pirellulaceae bacterium genome. Proteins encoded here:
- a CDS encoding CehA/McbA family metallohydrolase; translated protein: MFQLHLMMRYCLILLWLGLAGVDWVRAAEFVGRVTDASSGASLPARVYVRELAKDQWLFVKSISQEKRLTAVPYSEQWVPHPESVEIHTTISADPFRVELNPGSYEIRVERGKEYLPSVHRVTVTDPEASWKHTFALQRWINMGERGWYSGETHVHRRVRELPNVMLAEDLNVAFPVTYWTIQAGQAPDLLPSTLRSQGPSPWGNRVDYGHAPIPIDATHVIYPRNTEYEIFRINDRPHLLGAIFILNHKTRFSDAVPPIREVARKAHLEGALLDLDKHSWPWAMMLVPIAKIDLYELANNSLWKTTFGFRNTTIKPAPYMKIAIGQSGMTECNWIDFGLQNYYALLNCGFRLRPTAGTASGVHPVPLGFGRVYVQMPKGFDGGKWIEGLNAGRSFVTTGPMVDIRVNQRFPGHVFQVDEADRALLQVRGDASYSRPLDTIELVLNGDVVAKIQPQNVAMPNGAFRSIIDQRLTIEESGWLVLRCFQETDGHVRFAHTAPWHVEVGNRPVRPKRVEVQYLVDRVSQEIDRNRDVLAPAALHEFESALQIYSKMMSRAPR